Proteins found in one Zea mays cultivar B73 chromosome 1, Zm-B73-REFERENCE-NAM-5.0, whole genome shotgun sequence genomic segment:
- the LOC103640594 gene encoding CASP-like protein 1B1 isoform X1, translating to MDLERGDKKPPPPAPRTAATTTTTTTTSACSGKKRPPLRDSLVALQPVLLRAAAALAAAAAAAVMALDAQSYTAVVAIVGTRPLTQTFTARFSDTPAFVYFVIANAIAAAYNLLVLLVRRRRTTASLVVRMLDMVVMALLATGAAAAASMAELGRNGNARARWNPMCDRFGSFCRRGGAALASSFVGVALMLALNLLSAASGAGC from the exons ATGGACCTGGAGCGCGGCGACAagaagccgccgccgcccgctccacgGACCGCTGCTACGACCactacgacgacgacgacgtcggCCTGCAGCGGTAAGAAGCGGCCGCCGCTCAGGGACAGCCTCGTGGCGCTGCAGCCGGTGCtgctgcgcgcggcggcggccctggccgcggccgccgccgccgcggtgaTGGCGCTCGACGCCCAGTCCTACACCGCGGTGGTCGCCATCGTCGGCACCCGCCCGCTCACGCAGACCTTCACCGCCAGGTTCAGCGACACGCCGGCGTTCGT GTACTTCGTCATAGCCAACGCCATCGCTGCCGCGTACAACCTCCTGGTGCTGCTCGTCCGGCGGCGGAGGACTACGGCGAGCTTGGTCGTGCGCATGCTTGACATG GTGGTCATGGCGCTGCTGGCGACcggcgccgcggcggcggcgtcaATGGCCGAGCTAGGAAGGAACGGCAACGCGCGGGCGCGGTGGAACCCGATGTGCGACAGGTTCGGCTCCTTCTGCCGCCGCGGCGGCGCCGCGCTGGCGTCGTCGTTCGTCGGCGTCGCGCTCATGCTGGCGCTCAACCTGCTCTCAGCCGCGTCCGGTGCCGGGTGCTAG
- the LOC103640594 gene encoding CASP-like protein 1B1 isoform X2, translating into MDLERGDKKPPPPAPRTAATTTTTTTTSACSGKKRPPLRDSLVALQPVLLRAAAALAAAAAAAVMALDAQSYTAVVAIVGTRPLTQTFTARYFVIANAIAAAYNLLVLLVRRRRTTASLVVRMLDMVVMALLATGAAAAASMAELGRNGNARARWNPMCDRFGSFCRRGGAALASSFVGVALMLALNLLSAASGAGC; encoded by the exons ATGGACCTGGAGCGCGGCGACAagaagccgccgccgcccgctccacgGACCGCTGCTACGACCactacgacgacgacgacgtcggCCTGCAGCGGTAAGAAGCGGCCGCCGCTCAGGGACAGCCTCGTGGCGCTGCAGCCGGTGCtgctgcgcgcggcggcggccctggccgcggccgccgccgccgcggtgaTGGCGCTCGACGCCCAGTCCTACACCGCGGTGGTCGCCATCGTCGGCACCCGCCCGCTCACGCAGACCTTCACCGCCAG GTACTTCGTCATAGCCAACGCCATCGCTGCCGCGTACAACCTCCTGGTGCTGCTCGTCCGGCGGCGGAGGACTACGGCGAGCTTGGTCGTGCGCATGCTTGACATG GTGGTCATGGCGCTGCTGGCGACcggcgccgcggcggcggcgtcaATGGCCGAGCTAGGAAGGAACGGCAACGCGCGGGCGCGGTGGAACCCGATGTGCGACAGGTTCGGCTCCTTCTGCCGCCGCGGCGGCGCCGCGCTGGCGTCGTCGTTCGTCGGCGTCGCGCTCATGCTGGCGCTCAACCTGCTCTCAGCCGCGTCCGGTGCCGGGTGCTAG
- the LOC100284829 gene encoding serine/threonine-protein kinase receptor (The RefSeq protein has 1 substitution compared to this genomic sequence) — protein MGCYPVFCRKKNSRSQVVQLDQDIPIAGNVKIYSSKELRKATGNFCPGSKLGQGSFGRVYLGKLNNGEKVAIKVLSSESRQGTKEFLNELSVISNITHHNLVKLHGCCIDGGQKMLVYNYVENNSLAQTLFGNSRSGIRFDWRTRVEICVGVADGLTYLHEEVRPPIVHRDIKASNILLDRNLRPKIADFGLAKFFPGNMTHISTRVAGTLGYLAPEYAIRGQLTKKADVYSFGVLLLEIVSGRCHTDPTLPLDEQFLLEKVWTLSESDDLESIIDGTMERDFDTEEARRLLKIGLLCTQDSPKIRPSMSMVAKMLKGECDVSEKIMRPSLITDVMDLKVRTVEPIQFSLSPSMSPALSSSLVSTLALAGSTVVESR, from the exons ATGGGTTGCTACCCTGTGTTCTGGAGGAAGAAGAACTCCAGAAGCCAGGTTGTGCAGCTTGACCAAG ACATCCCAATCGCGGGCAACGTGAAAATCTACTCGTCCAAGGAGCTGAGGAAAGCCACGGGAAATTTCTGCCCGGGAAGCAAGCTTGGACAGGGTTCTTTCGGCCGTGTATACCTG GGAAAACTGAACAATGGCGAGAAAGTTGCCATCAAGGTGCTCTCCTCAGAGTCCAGGCAAGGGACAAAGGAGTTCTTGAATGAACTGAGTGTCATATCCAACATAACTCACCACAACCTTGTCAAACTGCATGGCTGCTGCATCGACGGAGGCCAGAAGATGCTGGTCTACAACTACGTGGAGAACAACAGCCTTGCACAAACCCTTTTCG GTAATTCCCGCAGCGGCATCAGATTTGACTGGAGAACAAGGGTGGAGATCTGCGTTGGCGTTGCCGATGGGCTCACGTACCTCCACGAAGAAGTCCGTCCACCGATCGTCCACCGCGACATCAAAGCGAGCAACATCCTTCTCGACAGAAATCTGAGACCCAAGATAGCAGACTTTGGGCTGGCGAAGTTCTTCCCTGGCAACATGACACACATCAGCACCAGAGTTGCAGGGACGCT AGGATATCTTGCGCCAGAGTACGCCATCCGAGGGCAGCTGACCAAGAAGGCCGACGTCTACAGCTTTGGTGTACTGCTGCTGGAGATCGTCAGTGGCAGATGCCACACTGATCCCACATTACCTCTTGACGAGCAGTTCCTCCTAGAAAAG GTCTGGACACTCTCGGAGTCCGATGATCTTGAGAGCATCATCGACGGTACCATGGAGCGCGATTTCGACACCGAGGAAGCACGTCGGTTGCTGAAAATAGGTCTTCTGTGCACCCAGGATAGCCCCAAGATCAGGCCCTCCATGTCAATGGTTGCCAAGATGCTGAAGGGTGAGTGTGATGTGAGTGAAAAGATCATGCGGCCCAGCCTGATCACAGACGTCATGGACCTGAAAGTCAGGACAGTAGAGCCGATCCAGTTCAGTTTATCCCCATCGATGTCACCTGCGCTGAGCAGCTCACTGGTGTCCACACTTGCATTAGCTGGTAGCACAGTTGTAGAGAGCCGCTGA
- the LOC100284829 gene encoding serine/threonine-protein kinase receptor isoform X1, translated as MGCYPVFWRKKNSRSQVVQLDQDIPIAGNVKIYSSKELRKATGNFCPGSKLGQGSFGRVYLGKLNNGEKVAIKVLSSESRQGTKEFLNELSVISNITHHNLVKLHGCCIDGGQKMLVYNYVENNSLAQTLFGNSRSGIRFDWRTRVEICVGVADGLTYLHEEVRPPIVHRDIKASNILLDRNLRPKIADFGLAKFFPGNMTHISTRVAGTLGYLAPEYAIRGQLTKKADVYSFGVLLLEIVSGRCHTDPTLPLDEQFLLEKVWTLSESDDLESIIDGTMERDFDTEEARRLLKIGLLCTQDSPKIRPSMSMVAKMLKGECDVSEKIMRPSLITDVMDLKVRTVEPIQFSLSPSMSPALSSSLVSTLALAGSTVVESR; from the exons ATGGGTTGCTACCCTGTGTTCTGGAGGAAGAAGAACTCCAGAAGCCAGGTTGTGCAGCTTGACCAAG ACATCCCAATCGCGGGCAACGTGAAAATCTACTCGTCCAAGGAGCTGAGGAAAGCCACGGGAAATTTCTGCCCGGGAAGCAAGCTTGGACAGGGTTCTTTCGGCCGTGTATACCTG GGAAAACTGAACAATGGCGAGAAAGTTGCCATCAAGGTGCTCTCCTCAGAGTCCAGGCAAGGGACAAAGGAGTTCTTGAATGAACTGAGTGTCATATCCAACATAACTCACCACAACCTTGTCAAACTGCATGGCTGCTGCATCGACGGAGGCCAGAAGATGCTGGTCTACAACTACGTGGAGAACAACAGCCTTGCACAAACCCTTTTCG GTAATTCCCGCAGCGGCATCAGATTTGACTGGAGAACAAGGGTGGAGATCTGCGTTGGCGTTGCCGATGGGCTCACGTACCTCCACGAAGAAGTCCGTCCACCGATCGTCCACCGCGACATCAAAGCGAGCAACATCCTTCTCGACAGAAATCTGAGACCCAAGATAGCAGACTTTGGGCTGGCGAAGTTCTTCCCTGGCAACATGACACACATCAGCACCAGAGTTGCAGGGACGCT AGGATATCTTGCGCCAGAGTACGCCATCCGAGGGCAGCTGACCAAGAAGGCCGACGTCTACAGCTTTGGTGTACTGCTGCTGGAGATCGTCAGTGGCAGATGCCACACTGATCCCACATTACCTCTTGACGAGCAGTTCCTCCTAGAAAAG GTCTGGACACTCTCGGAGTCCGATGATCTTGAGAGCATCATCGACGGTACCATGGAGCGCGATTTCGACACCGAGGAAGCACGTCGGTTGCTGAAAATAGGTCTTCTGTGCACCCAGGATAGCCCCAAGATCAGGCCCTCCATGTCAATGGTTGCCAAGATGCTGAAGGGTGAGTGTGATGTGAGTGAAAAGATCATGCGGCCCAGCCTGATCACAGACGTCATGGACCTGAAAGTCAGGACAGTAGAGCCGATCCAGTTCAGTTTATCCCCATCGATGTCACCTGCGCTGAGCAGCTCACTGGTGTCCACACTTGCATTAGCTGGTAGCACAGTTGTAGAGAGCCGCTGA